Within the Flavobacterium sp. N502536 genome, the region ATAATCAATCTGAGTTGGGATTTCACTGGCAAAATTCCAGCTTTTGTCATTGTCTCCTCTAATTTTATAAGAAGCGTGTCCAATATACAAAGCAGTATTGTTGGAGTTCTCCGACCACCATTTCACTAATTTTGAATAGGAAGCTTTCGGATTGTTCATGCTCCAGTACAATTGAGGCAGAATGTAATCGATCCATTTTTGGTCCATCCATAAAACAGGATCGGCATACAAGTCGTCATAATTGGAAGTGGATTGGGTTTCAGAACCTTTAGGATCCTGCGATTTATTTCTCCAAACGCCAAACGGACTGATTCCGAATTGTACCCATGGTTTGCTGGCTTTGATCATGGTAGAAATGGTGTGCACAAAATTGCTCACATTCGCACGACGCCAATCGCCAATGCTTAGTCCGGCTCCATATTTTTTATAAGAGGCGGTATCGTTAAAGGTTTTCCCTGGAACAGTATACGGGTAAAAATAATCGTCAAAATGAATGGCGTCGATATCGTATTTGTCGACTACTTCTTTTACGACTTTGGTTAAATGCTCCTGAACTTCAGGCAGTGCCGGATCATAATATATTTTCCCGGCATATTCGATCATCCATTCCGGATGTTTAAAAATGTCGTGATTAGGACTTAGCTGCTGTTTGTTGAGATCGAAAGTGGCGCGATACGGATTCAACCAGGCGTGAAATTCAAAACCTCTTTTATGAGCTTCTTCGATCATCCAGGCCAATGTGTCGTAATACGGATTGGGTGCCTGACCTTCTTTACCCGTAAGAAAACGAGACCAGGGAGCGAGTTCTGTAGGATACAAAGCATCACCAACACTTCTGACCTGAACAATTACGGCGTTGTAATTTAATTTTTTATAGGCTTCTAAAATTTCAAGATAGTCTGCTTTTTCTTTCTCCACGCCGTCTGTAGCCGTTTTGGGCCAGTCGATGTTTACCACAGTTGCAATCCAGACCCCTCTAAATTCGTTTTTAGGGTAAAGGTCTTTTTCCTGTGCATTGGATTTCCATCCAAAGAAAAATAAAAATAGAATAGAGAATAATAGTTGCTGATTTTTATGCATTTCAATCTTTTTTAACAGAAACCAAAAATAGTTTTTTTAGATGAGTATAAGAAATTATATGCTCTTCGTTTTTTTTACAAAAATTATACCTTAAAAATGAGTCCTTTTTTGTAAAAATATCCTAACATACAACTCCATAAAAGAACATATAGTATAGAATAGGTCAGAGAAGATACCATTTGATTTTCAAAAAGCGGACTGATCCAATATTGGTACGCATAGTCTCTAACGTTGATGGAATCTGAAATATTTTGAGGATCCTGAACTTTAAGCAGTGCGAGTGCACGCGGTAATATTCCGGAAACAAAGAATACGATCATCGGGTTTACACCCCAAGCTAGTAAAAACGGTGTCCATTTTTTGTGATTCAGCACGTCTACGATATAATAAATCAGGGTGAGAAGGAAAAGCGCAATTCCGGCGGTAAATAGCACATACGAACTGCTCCAGAGTGCTTTGTTTAATGGGAAGACGATGGACCAAAGTAATCCTGAAAGAAGCAGTGCAATGCTCAGGATTCCCATTTTTTTGGCAATTTTGATTTTAGGTAAAGGCTTAAGAAGCAGTTGCCCAATTAGTAAACCAATCAATCCGTTGGCTATAGTGGTTACCGTGCTTAAAATGCCTTCAGGATCCCAGGTTTTAGTAGCGATGTACATATGATCTTTGAGTAAAATACTATCCAGCCACGAAGCTAAATTGGTACCCGGTTCTAGGTTTGCAGGACCAATTCCGGGAACGGGAATCAGCGTCATGATGCCCCAATATCCCAATAAAATAAGGATACTTAGAAGGATCTGGGTTTTTATGGTTGTTTTTAAATAAACAATCGACACCACTAAATAGACAATTCC harbors:
- a CDS encoding glycoside hydrolase family 10 protein, whose translation is MHKNQQLLFSILFLFFFGWKSNAQEKDLYPKNEFRGVWIATVVNIDWPKTATDGVEKEKADYLEILEAYKKLNYNAVIVQVRSVGDALYPTELAPWSRFLTGKEGQAPNPYYDTLAWMIEEAHKRGFEFHAWLNPYRATFDLNKQQLSPNHDIFKHPEWMIEYAGKIYYDPALPEVQEHLTKVVKEVVDKYDIDAIHFDDYFYPYTVPGKTFNDTASYKKYGAGLSIGDWRRANVSNFVHTISTMIKASKPWVQFGISPFGVWRNKSQDPKGSETQSTSNYDDLYADPVLWMDQKWIDYILPQLYWSMNNPKASYSKLVKWWSENSNNTALYIGHASYKIRGDNDKSWNFASEIPTQIDYARSFKKVSGSAYFSSKWFMNKNFDIVRLLEENQYKYPALPAAVPNLKHIIIDTPFVNEYSKDSSKYTFTIKNPLNTKVRYMVIYGGDHVSKVDINDATKIIDKITVRETGDVITFSIPAEKISQYKACAVTFIDYYANESTPAAIDLKKTFKPYTPAQPNENR
- a CDS encoding acyltransferase family protein yields the protein MKDRIISVDVLRGLTVLLMTVVNNPGSWDYVYPILDHAKWNGCTLADLVFPFFILVVGIAIPLAMPIKQDKPENILKIITRSLRIICLGFFLYFFNSIYFLGLDGFPLLLVRLVITFLVGYALIGNFNLKTKTILAVGLFLIFLTLAYGGHENFSDVRLPGVLQRIGIVYLVVSIVYLKTTIKTQILLSILILLGYWGIMTLIPVPGIGPANLEPGTNLASWLDSILLKDHMYIATKTWDPEGILSTVTTIANGLIGLLIGQLLLKPLPKIKIAKKMGILSIALLLSGLLWSIVFPLNKALWSSSYVLFTAGIALFLLTLIYYIVDVLNHKKWTPFLLAWGVNPMIVFFVSGILPRALALLKVQDPQNISDSINVRDYAYQYWISPLFENQMVSSLTYSILYVLLWSCMLGYFYKKGLIFKV